Genomic DNA from Coffea arabica cultivar ET-39 chromosome 7e, Coffea Arabica ET-39 HiFi, whole genome shotgun sequence:
ttcctcctcacactctctttccctctcttcATTTCcctatcttcttcttcctttagAGATCCTTTTCATCAAAAACAACGCCAGCCCATTTTCTCTTTCACCTCCATTACTCAATCCCAGTATAGACTTCTGGTTGCTAAATCACTCCTCCTAGCCGTAATATTCCTCCTCCGTTTCCAAGCTCTCCGTTACTGCGGTACAGCTGCGTTGATTCTTGCTGAATTGTCCGGAAATGTAGCTGCGCGTTTCATTGCTGAGGGTAAAAATCGCAACTTTATTGGTAAAACTCAAATTGGCATGTCTAAGGTTCGTGGCTTTATTGCCTTGTTTTCTGGGCTGTTTTTGTTATCTATTAGTTGGGATCGTCTTGAATGCTTCCCTTTCTCTTCTATCAACGTTCACAAatttggattgtcattttttcCTGGTCAGAATTGTATTAGAATTTGGCCGATGTTGCTTCCGTTCTTGTCTGGGTTTTTAGGGTGTTATGAGCGGGTTTCGATGAACTGGGGTACTGTTAGGCAACTGGGGCCAAAACGGGTTCGGTTGCTTTCACTGTTTTTCACTACTGTTGTGCTTTTCGTTCCTGCTGTGATCAGTATGTTTATATTCGAAGTTGAAGGAGATAGCATTTCCATTGCAAATCTTGGTTGGCCTCTGGCGAATACAGTTGTTTTTGGAGTGCTTTTGAGTGAGAATTACACTGATGAGAAAGTTGCTGCTTCCAAAGATTTTCAGAGGGAGTATCTTGTCACTTTTGTTTGTACAGTTATTTTGGAGTTGTTCTATTTTCCAGAGCTTTCCCTTTGGGGTTTATTGATTTGTGGATTGTTGCTGCGGGTTTCTGTGAGCGAATTGGATCCTGTTCATCCTAATTATATTGAATTAGGTGTTGAATCATCGGACTCATTCACCATGTCTATTATGAAGCCCATTCGCCACATTTTGAGTGAAAGAAAGTCACGCAAGATTGCTCTTTTCCTGTTGATAAATGCTGCTTACATGGTTATAGAATTTGTGGCGGGTTTCATGAGTAACAGTCTTGGGTTGATATCAGATGCATGTCACATGTTGTTTGACTGTGCTGCCCTTGTGATTGGCTTGTATGCATCGTACATTTCACGCCTCCCAGCAAATGGTCAGTTCAACCATGGTCGTGGAAGATTCGAGGTTCTTTCAGGATATGTGAATGCTGTCTTTCTGGTTCTTGTAGGAGCTCTAATTGTGCTGGAGTCATTTGAGAGGATCTTGGATCCTCAAGAGATCTCTACAAACAGCTTGTTGGCAGTGTCTGTTGGAGGGCTGCTTGTCAATGTAGTGGGATTGATCTTTTTTCATGAGGAGCATCATCATGCGCATGGTGGTTCTGGAACATGTACCCACTCACATTCCCATTCGCACTCAAATTCCCGCTCTGATTCTCATTCCCATCACAGCCACCACCACCATTCACATGACCATAAATGCCAAATTCAGCACAAAACTCACGAGTGTGTTCCTGTTGTCCACAACAGCCATGTGAAACCTTGCTCTGGTGATGCGGAACACCATGTTGGTCATCACAAGCACCATGATTGTGATAATCACCAGAAAAGTGACAAGAAAGAAGGTGAAGAATGTGGAACAATGCAGTGCGACAGTCATGATGATCACCATCGTTATGATCATGGTGCTGGCACGCTAATCTGTGATGGTTCATTGAGTGTGAATGGTCAATCTCATGGAAGTCATGCTGGTCAGAGTGTGCATGTCTTAGGGGACTTGCATAGTCATGATCATTCACACTTGGAGGAACTTAACAGGAAGCAGCAACACCACCATCATATTGACCATAACATGGAAGGCATCTTCTTGCATGTTTTAGCAGACACCATGGGAAGTGTCGGTGTGGTTGTTGCCACACTCTTAATTAAGTATAAAGGATGGCTCGTTGCAGACCCTGCCTGCTCTATCTTTATATCTGTACTGATTATATCTTCTGTGATTCCATTGCTTAGAAATTCTGCTGAAATCTTGCTGCAAAGAGTTCCAAGAGCTCTTGAGCAGGATCTCAGACAAGCAGTAAATGATGTTATGAAGGTGGATGGTGTGCGTGGAATTCAGAATCTGCACTTTTGGAGTCTGACGAACACTGATGTTGTTGGGACCCTCCATCTTCACATATCAACGGAGGCAAGTAAAGCTTCTGCAAAGGCTCAAGTGTCTCACATATTAGAGGATGCTGGGATCAAGGATTTAACATTGCAGGTGGAATGTGTTAATGAGTAGTATTCAACGAAAAATGGTTTTACCAATGAACATCTTGCTGACGTCTTCAGAGATGGCCTTTTGAGTTTGCGGCAACAAGCAGGCATGAGATTGGAAATATTGCCATTACTGATTC
This window encodes:
- the LOC113723072 gene encoding uncharacterized protein, whose protein sequence is MAEHHHHNHHHHRPSRLSLPPRTTVPHTTPTTSRPIPYQGFPFPPATPTPTPSKHRLSSLSTKTSSSKTSSLAFLFLLFSLRSLYSLLPFLRSSPSSFSIFPFSFLVSLLSFLLTLSFPLFISLSSSSFRDPFHQKQRQPIFSFTSITQSQYRLLVAKSLLLAVIFLLRFQALRYCGTAALILAELSGNVAARFIAEGKNRNFIGKTQIGMSKVRGFIALFSGLFLLSISWDRLECFPFSSINVHKFGLSFFPGQNCIRIWPMLLPFLSGFLGCYERVSMNWGTVRQLGPKRVRLLSLFFTTVVLFVPAVISMFIFEVEGDSISIANLGWPLANTVVFGVLLSENYTDEKVAASKDFQREYLVTFVCTVILELFYFPELSLWGLLICGLLLRVSVSELDPVHPNYIELGVESSDSFTMSIMKPIRHILSERKSRKIALFLLINAAYMVIEFVAGFMSNSLGLISDACHMLFDCAALVIGLYASYISRLPANGQFNHGRGRFEVLSGYVNAVFLVLVGALIVLESFERILDPQEISTNSLLAVSVGGLLVNVVGLIFFHEEHHHAHGGSGTCTHSHSHSHSNSRSDSHSHHSHHHHSHDHKCQIQHKTHECVPVVHNSHVKPCSGDAEHHVGHHKHHDCDNHQKSDKKEGEECGTMQCDSHDDHHRYDHGAGTLICDGSLSVNGQSHGSHAGQSVHVLGDLHSHDHSHLEELNRKQQHHHHIDHNMEGIFLHVLADTMGSVGVVVATLLIKYKGWLVADPACSIFISVLIISSVIPLLRNSAEILLQRVPRALEQDLRQAVNDVMKVDGVRGIQNLHFWSLTNTDVVGTLHLHISTEASKASAKAQVSHILEDAGIKDLTLQVECVNE